From one Streptomyces mobaraensis genomic stretch:
- a CDS encoding response regulator, with amino-acid sequence MAISVVIADDQEMVRTGFRMILESQPDIDVVADVVDGEAALAAVEEHRPDVLLLDIRMPKLDGLEVTRRLSALTAAEPERGGRPRIVIVTTFDLDEYVHSALRDGASGFLLKDASPAMLVEAVHAAAVGDSLISPAITVRLLRDLAPAGTAGTEHPMRTPSEPLTEREEDVVRCLARGATNAEIAAELFISLSTVKTHLANVQLKLDARNRVEIAAWAWESGLATGGT; translated from the coding sequence ATGGCGATCAGCGTCGTCATCGCGGACGACCAGGAGATGGTCCGCACCGGCTTCCGCATGATCCTGGAGAGCCAGCCCGACATCGACGTCGTCGCCGACGTCGTGGACGGCGAGGCCGCGCTGGCCGCCGTCGAGGAGCACCGGCCCGACGTGCTGCTCCTCGACATCCGCATGCCCAAGCTGGACGGGCTGGAGGTCACCCGCCGGCTCTCCGCGCTCACCGCCGCCGAACCGGAGCGCGGCGGGCGCCCCCGCATCGTCATCGTCACCACCTTCGACCTCGACGAGTACGTCCACTCGGCGCTCCGCGACGGCGCCTCCGGGTTCCTGCTGAAGGACGCCAGCCCGGCCATGCTCGTCGAGGCGGTGCACGCCGCCGCCGTCGGCGACTCCCTGATCTCACCCGCCATCACCGTGCGGCTGCTCCGCGACCTCGCCCCGGCCGGGACCGCTGGTACGGAACACCCCATGAGGACCCCCTCCGAGCCGCTGACCGAGCGCGAGGAGGACGTCGTCCGCTGTCTCGCGCGTGGCGCCACCAACGCCGAGATCGCCGCCGAGCTGTTCATCTCCCTGTCCACGGTCAAGACCCACCTGGCCAACGTGCAGCTGAAGCTCGACGCCCGGAACCGCGTCGAGATCGCCGCCTGGGCCTGGGAGAGCGGGCTGGCCACGGGCGGTACGTGA
- a CDS encoding sensor histidine kinase: protein MSGRAGFAARHPSRATVAKGVLALFLLGLVGFEGFVLARQPSPPHAVVLASGVAVCLCAVPYAWIPLDLRAGVAAGVSWTTSAVLMAGPHPGAVWGMGEDVALLVLLTNVVQRSPARRAAVLGPALALAALAAPVRDLDPGRFTAVFTLLTVVVGAYSLLLRSQSAQRVRDMAAVRTAERLELARELHDLVAHHVTGIAVQAQAARFTSVEGDAAARAFERIEGSAGEALGAMRRLVGILREGAEPETEPVAGLPEVRTLTEQFTRTGPPVALYIEQGMENWLPGDVAAAVHRVVREALTNIRKHAADATAVRIGVRGVPEGVELRIADDGRRPAQLTDAARGGGFGLVGLAERAKAMGGRLTAGPAPEGGWLITAVFPVDRRR, encoded by the coding sequence GTGAGCGGGCGCGCCGGGTTCGCCGCCCGGCACCCGAGCCGGGCCACCGTCGCCAAGGGCGTGCTCGCCCTCTTCCTGCTCGGCCTGGTCGGCTTCGAGGGCTTCGTCCTCGCCCGGCAGCCCAGCCCGCCGCACGCCGTCGTCCTGGCGTCGGGCGTCGCCGTCTGCCTGTGCGCCGTCCCGTACGCGTGGATCCCCCTCGACCTGCGCGCGGGTGTCGCGGCCGGCGTGTCCTGGACGACGTCCGCCGTGCTGATGGCCGGGCCGCACCCCGGCGCGGTCTGGGGGATGGGGGAGGACGTGGCCCTGCTGGTGCTGCTCACCAACGTCGTCCAGCGCTCCCCGGCCCGGCGCGCGGCCGTCCTCGGTCCCGCGCTCGCCCTGGCGGCGCTCGCCGCGCCGGTGCGCGACCTCGACCCGGGCCGGTTCACGGCCGTGTTCACCCTGCTGACGGTGGTCGTCGGCGCGTACTCGCTGCTGCTGCGCTCCCAGTCGGCCCAGCGCGTCCGCGACATGGCGGCGGTCCGGACCGCCGAGCGCCTGGAACTCGCCCGCGAACTCCACGACCTCGTCGCCCACCACGTCACCGGCATCGCCGTGCAGGCCCAGGCGGCCCGTTTCACCTCGGTCGAGGGGGACGCCGCCGCCCGCGCGTTCGAGCGCATCGAGGGGTCGGCCGGGGAGGCGCTCGGCGCCATGCGCCGCCTCGTCGGCATCCTGCGAGAGGGCGCCGAACCCGAGACCGAGCCCGTCGCCGGCCTCCCCGAGGTGCGGACGCTCACGGAACAGTTCACCCGCACCGGCCCGCCCGTCGCCCTCTACATCGAACAGGGCATGGAGAACTGGCTCCCGGGCGACGTCGCCGCCGCCGTCCACCGCGTCGTCCGCGAGGCCCTGACCAACATCCGCAAGCACGCCGCCGACGCCACGGCCGTCCGCATCGGCGTCCGCGGCGTCCCCGAGGGCGTCGAACTGCGCATCGCCGACGACGGCCGCCGCCCCGCCCAGCTCACCGACGCGGCGCGTGGGGGCGGCTTCGGCCTCGTCGGGCTGGCGGAACGCGCCAAGGCCATGGGCGGGCGGCTCACCGCCGGGCCGGCGCCGGAGGGCGGGTGGCTGATCACGGCGGTGTTTCCGGTGGATCGGCGGCGTTAG
- a CDS encoding VOC family protein, producing the protein MIAKLDCTVIDCPDPSALAAFYGAVLGWKVDASDPAWVWLNDPESSTRIAFQKAEDHRPPRWPDPEHPQQFHLDFSVGTRDELERAQREVTGLGARFLHDSGGTTSGFRVFADPAGHPFCLCYG; encoded by the coding sequence ATGATCGCGAAACTGGACTGCACCGTCATCGACTGTCCGGACCCCTCGGCGCTCGCGGCCTTCTACGGGGCGGTCCTGGGCTGGAAGGTCGACGCGAGCGACCCCGCCTGGGTGTGGCTGAACGATCCCGAGAGCAGCACCCGGATCGCCTTCCAGAAGGCGGAGGACCACCGTCCGCCGCGTTGGCCTGATCCGGAGCACCCCCAGCAGTTCCACCTGGACTTCTCCGTCGGCACCCGGGACGAGCTGGAGCGCGCGCAGCGGGAGGTGACCGGTCTCGGCGCACGGTTCCTGCACGACAGCGGCGGGACGACGTCGGGGTTCCGGGTCTTCGCCGACCCGGCGGGGCACCCGTTCTGCCTCTGCTACGGATAG
- a CDS encoding serine protease produces the protein MSTHLTALKRTVAVGAAAVAALGLQAGWARADGPAPRTVVGGVLAQQGEFPWMVRLSMGCGGALYTRQIVLTAAHCVDGSGANTSITVTAGAVDLNSSQAIKVKSTQVLQAPGYNGSGKDWALIKLARPLDLPTLKTADTTAYDSGTFTVAGWGATREGGGQQTKLRKAQVPYVDDATCGKAYGSSLIPGEEICAGYVDQGGVDTCQGDSGGPMFRKDDAGAWVQVGIVSWGTGCARPGYPGVYTQVSTFAGDIAEGAAGLGG, from the coding sequence TTGAGCACTCACCTCACCGCCCTCAAGAGAACCGTCGCCGTCGGCGCGGCGGCCGTCGCCGCGCTCGGCCTCCAGGCCGGCTGGGCGCGGGCCGACGGCCCCGCACCCCGGACCGTCGTCGGCGGCGTCCTCGCGCAGCAGGGCGAGTTCCCCTGGATGGTCCGCCTCTCCATGGGCTGCGGCGGCGCCCTCTACACCCGGCAGATCGTCCTCACCGCCGCGCACTGCGTCGACGGCAGCGGCGCCAACACGTCGATCACCGTCACCGCGGGCGCCGTCGACCTCAACTCCTCGCAGGCGATCAAGGTCAAGTCCACCCAGGTCCTCCAGGCGCCCGGCTACAACGGCAGCGGCAAGGACTGGGCCCTGATCAAACTCGCCCGCCCCCTCGACCTCCCCACCCTGAAGACCGCCGATACCACCGCGTACGACTCCGGCACCTTCACCGTCGCCGGCTGGGGTGCCACCCGCGAGGGCGGCGGCCAGCAGACGAAACTGCGCAAGGCGCAGGTGCCGTACGTCGACGACGCCACATGCGGCAAGGCGTACGGGAGCAGCCTGATACCGGGCGAGGAGATCTGCGCCGGGTACGTGGACCAGGGCGGGGTGGACACCTGCCAGGGCGACTCCGGCGGGCCCATGTTCCGCAAGGACGACGCGGGGGCCTGGGTGCAGGTCGGGATCGTGAGCTGGGGGACGGGGTGCGCGCGGCCGGGGTACCCCGGGGTGTACACGCAGGTGAGCACGTTCGCGGGGGACATCGCGGAGGGAGCGGCGGGGTTGGGCGGCTGA
- a CDS encoding glycoside hydrolase family 35 protein, with protein sequence MPDFTVAEDGFRIDGREVRLLSGALHYFRVHEGHWPHRLAMLRAMGLNCVETYVPWNRHEPVEGRPHDVGELGRFLDAADAAGLYAIVRPGPYICAEWENGGLPHWLTGRLGRRVRTSDPEFLRAVDGWLEAVGAELAGRQFGRGGPVVLVQVENEYGSYGSDQPYLEHLVGRLRASGVVVPLVTSDGPEDHMLTGGTVPGATATVNFGSGAREAFRVLRRHRPAGPSMCMEFWCGWFAHWGGAPAARDAGEAAEALREILECGASVNVYMAHGGTNFGGWAGANRAGAEHRGALRPTTTSYDYDAPVDEYGRPTAKFHAFREVLAAYGDGPPPEPPPVPPVLREPVRAELTRWAPPAEVMDALGGSAREAVLPPSFEELGVDRGIVRYRFTVPGPRRALPLRVAGLRDLAVVAVDGVRTAVLRDEDGLIGDVPGPASVELWVESLGRVNYGPRLGERKGLTGGLLHGGQYVHGVRARGLRLAAFEEEGALAVVRWRPAAGREPGLYRGAFRVPEGGDAVLRLPGWVRGFVWVNGFCLGRYWSAGPQHALWVPGPALRAGRNELLVLEMERAGTMRPLLEPVPG encoded by the coding sequence GTGCCGGACTTCACCGTGGCGGAGGACGGGTTCCGGATCGACGGGCGCGAGGTGCGGCTGCTGTCGGGGGCGCTGCACTACTTCCGGGTGCACGAGGGGCACTGGCCGCACCGGCTGGCGATGCTGCGGGCGATGGGGCTCAACTGCGTGGAGACGTACGTCCCGTGGAACCGGCACGAGCCCGTCGAGGGACGGCCCCACGACGTGGGCGAGCTGGGCCGGTTCCTGGACGCGGCCGACGCGGCGGGCCTGTACGCGATCGTGCGCCCCGGGCCGTACATCTGCGCGGAGTGGGAGAACGGGGGGTTACCGCACTGGCTCACAGGGCGGCTGGGACGCCGGGTACGGACGAGCGATCCCGAGTTCCTGCGCGCGGTGGACGGCTGGCTGGAGGCGGTGGGCGCCGAGCTCGCCGGGCGGCAGTTCGGCCGGGGCGGGCCGGTCGTGCTGGTGCAGGTGGAGAACGAGTACGGCTCGTACGGCAGCGATCAGCCCTACCTCGAGCACCTCGTGGGCCGGCTGCGGGCCTCGGGGGTGGTGGTGCCGCTGGTGACGTCGGACGGGCCGGAGGACCACATGCTCACCGGCGGGACGGTCCCCGGTGCCACGGCGACGGTGAACTTCGGTTCGGGGGCGCGGGAGGCGTTCCGGGTGCTGCGCCGGCACCGGCCGGCCGGGCCGTCGATGTGCATGGAGTTCTGGTGCGGATGGTTCGCCCACTGGGGTGGCGCGCCGGCCGCGCGGGACGCCGGGGAGGCGGCGGAGGCACTGCGGGAGATCCTGGAGTGCGGGGCGTCCGTGAACGTCTATATGGCACACGGCGGAACGAACTTCGGCGGCTGGGCGGGGGCGAACCGAGCCGGCGCGGAGCACCGGGGCGCGCTCCGCCCGACGACGACGTCGTACGACTACGACGCGCCCGTCGACGAGTACGGCCGGCCGACCGCCAAGTTCCATGCCTTCCGCGAGGTGCTGGCCGCCTACGGGGACGGTCCGCCGCCGGAGCCGCCGCCAGTTCCCCCGGTGCTGCGGGAGCCGGTGCGCGCGGAGCTCACGCGGTGGGCGCCGCCCGCCGAGGTGATGGACGCGCTCGGCGGGTCCGCGCGGGAGGCCGTGCTGCCGCCGTCGTTCGAGGAGCTGGGGGTGGACCGGGGGATCGTCCGCTACCGGTTCACGGTCCCGGGACCGCGCCGGGCGCTGCCTCTGCGGGTGGCCGGGCTGCGGGACCTGGCGGTCGTGGCCGTGGACGGGGTGCGGACGGCCGTGCTCCGTGACGAGGACGGGCTGATCGGGGACGTACCGGGGCCGGCGTCGGTCGAGTTGTGGGTGGAATCGCTGGGGAGGGTCAACTACGGTCCGCGGCTGGGCGAACGGAAGGGGCTGACGGGTGGGCTGCTGCACGGAGGGCAGTACGTCCACGGCGTACGGGCGCGGGGGCTCCGGCTCGCGGCGTTCGAAGAGGAGGGCGCGCTCGCGGTGGTGCGGTGGCGGCCGGCCGCCGGCCGGGAGCCGGGGCTCTACCGAGGGGCCTTCCGGGTGCCGGAGGGCGGTGATGCGGTGCTCCGACTGCCGGGGTGGGTACGGGGGTTCGTCTGGGTGAACGGTTTCTGCCTGGGCCGGTACTGGTCCGCCGGGCCGCAGCACGCTCTCTGGGTACCGGGGCCGGCGTTACGTGCGGGACGGAACGAGCTGCTGGTGCTGGAGATGGAACGGGCGGGAACGATGCGGCCGTTGCTGGAGCCGGTTCCGGGGTAG
- a CDS encoding ClpP family protease — translation MSAYPSSSGPSPVTPLVPLAPLARPTSSSPVPAPATPAAEPVFQRLLRNRIIVLGQQVDDEIANRICAEMLLLSAEDRHRDIHLYINSPGGSITAGLAIYDVMQFIPNDVATLSLGFTASMGQFLLCAGAPGKRYALPHASILMHQPSAGLAGSASDIRIQIDQMRAVKRLVQERIAHHTGRPVEQIEADSDRDHYFTAQEALEYGFVDRVIASADELSGFRAAA, via the coding sequence ATGAGCGCATATCCGTCGTCGTCCGGTCCCTCCCCCGTCACCCCACTCGTCCCCCTCGCCCCCCTTGCCCGGCCCACCTCGTCCTCCCCCGTCCCCGCCCCCGCCACCCCCGCCGCGGAGCCCGTCTTCCAGCGGCTGCTGCGGAACCGGATCATCGTGCTCGGGCAGCAGGTCGACGACGAGATCGCCAACCGGATCTGCGCCGAGATGCTGCTCCTCTCCGCCGAGGACCGGCACCGCGACATCCACCTCTACATCAACTCCCCCGGCGGCTCGATCACCGCCGGGCTGGCCATTTACGACGTCATGCAGTTCATCCCGAACGACGTCGCCACCCTCTCCCTGGGCTTCACGGCGTCCATGGGACAGTTCCTGCTCTGCGCGGGGGCGCCCGGAAAGCGGTACGCGCTGCCGCACGCGAGCATCCTCATGCACCAGCCGTCGGCTGGACTCGCGGGTTCCGCGTCGGACATCAGGATCCAGATCGACCAGATGCGGGCGGTCAAGCGGCTGGTGCAGGAGCGGATCGCCCACCACACGGGCCGGCCGGTGGAGCAGATCGAGGCGGACTCCGACCGGGACCACTACTTCACGGCCCAGGAGGCCCTGGAGTACGGCTTCGTCGACCGTGTGATCGCCTCGGCGGACGAGCTCTCCGGATTCCGCGCCGCCGCCTAG
- a CDS encoding glycoside hydrolase family 113: protein MSAKKRAVAALAAAAALFLAGCSSDDSSDAPATPPAGTASGGASKRPDSRKEVPLKGITLPAWNRKDYEKPEAKTYLRQIAATGARWVTFTPTWYQDKLTDSGMRPTDETADDDSLRHIVRLAHDAGLKTMIKPHVDLKGGEDRSGIRPADPDAWFTAYERFITHYADLARETGAEQFSVGTELTGVSRDGDHWKKTVAAVRAHYKGPLTYAANYDEYRDVAFWKSLDLIGIDAYWPLGDKPTADVGRLREAWQPVVKELAAFSAAQGRRILFTEAGYVSQKGSTTAPYSWTVSKSAGDAEQAAGYEALLAAFEGQKWWAGVCWWMWDDWPDTGETPKKLAYTPHGKPAEKVLRKWWGNG from the coding sequence GTGAGCGCGAAGAAGAGGGCGGTCGCCGCGCTGGCGGCCGCGGCCGCCCTCTTCCTCGCGGGCTGCTCCTCCGACGACTCCTCGGACGCGCCCGCGACCCCGCCCGCCGGCACCGCGAGCGGCGGGGCGAGCAAGCGCCCCGACAGCCGGAAGGAGGTCCCGCTGAAAGGGATCACGCTCCCCGCCTGGAACCGCAAGGACTACGAGAAGCCCGAGGCCAAAACGTATCTGCGGCAGATCGCCGCCACCGGCGCCCGCTGGGTGACCTTCACCCCCACCTGGTACCAGGACAAGCTCACCGACTCCGGTATGCGCCCCACCGACGAGACCGCCGACGACGACAGCCTGCGCCACATCGTCCGCCTCGCCCACGACGCCGGCCTCAAGACCATGATCAAGCCGCATGTGGACCTGAAGGGCGGCGAGGACCGCTCCGGCATCCGGCCCGCCGACCCCGACGCCTGGTTCACGGCGTACGAACGCTTCATCACCCACTACGCGGACCTCGCCCGCGAGACCGGCGCCGAGCAGTTCTCCGTCGGCACCGAACTCACCGGCGTCTCGCGGGACGGCGACCACTGGAAGAAGACCGTCGCCGCCGTCCGCGCCCACTACAAGGGCCCGCTCACCTACGCGGCCAACTACGACGAGTACCGCGACGTCGCGTTCTGGAAGAGCCTCGACCTCATCGGCATCGACGCCTACTGGCCGCTCGGCGACAAACCCACCGCCGACGTGGGGCGGCTGCGCGAGGCGTGGCAGCCGGTGGTGAAGGAACTGGCCGCGTTCTCCGCCGCCCAGGGGCGCAGGATCCTCTTCACCGAGGCCGGCTACGTCAGCCAGAAGGGCAGCACCACCGCCCCGTACTCCTGGACCGTCAGCAAGTCCGCCGGCGACGCCGAACAGGCCGCCGGATACGAGGCGTTGCTGGCCGCCTTCGAGGGGCAGAAGTGGTGGGCCGGGGTGTGCTGGTGGATGTGGGACGACTGGCCGGACACGGGGGAGACGCCGAAGAAGCTCGCGTACACGCCGCACGGGAAGCCGGCGGAGAAGGTGCTGCGGAAGTGGTGGGGGAATGGGTGA
- a CDS encoding LysR family transcriptional regulator: MEPDLPGMRAFVAVAEELHFGRAAARLFLTQQALSKRVRRLEDALGAPLLERTTRSVELTAAGRRLLPLAVDAVAAFDAAVHAARGTVRALRVEVFAERFTPLRVLRDTVARTPGVRVDPSMRQGLALALPAVLGRELDAAFGRVHDLGRPWPADLLHRPVHLEPLHAYVLAGHPLAERTAVRPADLRDGGIAMPDPGGAEEWRGYLTRYCTEFGIPLRFTAPAVGARDYDEHMRREGRAVAVGEAGMDLPHDGRLRRLPIVDPTPLHLWSVTWHRSNRDPQLAALLRALPHPEVPGGRRSGSTVAVGGEGRPDDVWLPEPDRAELAEYRTRRPGAGEAVTSTNP; encoded by the coding sequence ATGGAACCCGATCTCCCGGGCATGCGCGCCTTCGTCGCCGTCGCCGAGGAACTGCACTTCGGCCGGGCCGCCGCCCGCCTCTTCCTTACCCAGCAGGCGCTGTCCAAGCGCGTCCGCCGCCTGGAGGACGCCCTCGGCGCGCCGCTCCTCGAACGCACCACCCGCAGCGTCGAACTCACCGCCGCCGGGCGGCGGTTGCTGCCGCTCGCCGTCGACGCCGTCGCCGCCTTCGACGCGGCCGTCCACGCCGCCCGGGGCACGGTGCGCGCGCTGCGCGTCGAGGTGTTCGCCGAGCGGTTCACGCCGCTGCGGGTGCTGCGCGACACGGTCGCCCGGACGCCCGGGGTCCGCGTCGACCCCAGCATGCGGCAGGGGCTGGCGCTCGCCCTCCCGGCCGTGCTGGGCCGGGAGCTCGACGCCGCGTTCGGCCGCGTCCACGACCTCGGCCGGCCCTGGCCCGCCGATCTCCTGCACCGGCCGGTCCACCTCGAACCGCTGCACGCCTATGTGCTCGCCGGGCACCCCCTCGCCGAGCGGACGGCCGTCCGCCCGGCCGATCTGCGGGACGGCGGGATCGCCATGCCCGACCCCGGCGGCGCGGAGGAGTGGCGCGGCTATCTGACCCGGTACTGCACGGAGTTCGGCATTCCGCTGCGCTTCACCGCACCGGCGGTGGGCGCCCGCGACTACGACGAACACATGCGGCGCGAAGGGCGCGCGGTGGCGGTGGGGGAGGCCGGGATGGACCTGCCGCACGACGGGCGCCTGCGCCGCCTCCCGATCGTGGACCCCACGCCCCTGCATCTGTGGTCCGTCACCTGGCACCGCTCGAACCGTGATCCCCAGTTGGCCGCCTTGTTGCGTGCCTTGCCGCACCCGGAGGTGCCCGGTGGGAGGCGGTCCGGTTCCACCGTGGCGGTTGGGGGCGAGGGGCGGCCGGACGACGTCTGGCTGCCGGAACCCGACCGGGCGGAACTGGCGGAGTACCGGACGCGCCGACCTGGGGCCGGTGAGGCCGTGACGTCGACGAACCCGTAA
- a CDS encoding chorismate mutase produces the protein MNDSTNSDRLGADRSGPVSSGDAGPATAAAAGAGAPDDAVRAELSRLRDSIDNIDAAVIHMLAERFKCTQQVGHLKAAHKMPPADPGREARQIARLRLLAENAKLDPAFAEKFLNFIIAEVIRHHETIARA, from the coding sequence ATGAACGACAGCACCAATTCCGACCGCCTCGGCGCCGACCGCTCCGGCCCCGTCTCGTCCGGCGATGCGGGCCCGGCCACCGCCGCCGCGGCCGGAGCGGGCGCGCCCGACGACGCCGTCCGGGCCGAGCTCTCCCGGCTGCGGGACAGCATCGACAACATCGACGCCGCGGTGATCCATATGCTCGCCGAGCGTTTCAAGTGCACCCAGCAGGTCGGCCACCTCAAGGCCGCGCACAAGATGCCGCCCGCCGACCCGGGCCGGGAGGCCCGCCAGATCGCCCGGCTGCGCCTCCTCGCCGAGAACGCGAAGCTCGATCCGGCCTTCGCCGAGAAGTTCCTCAACTTCATCATCGCCGAGGTCATCCGGCACCACGAGACCATCGCCCGCGCCTGA
- the pepN gene encoding aminopeptidase N: protein MTVLTRDEAQARARLLDVHSYDIDLDLTRGEEHFRSTTVIRFHARTPGDTFVEVRPAALLSATLDGHPLDTATLDDNRLPLAALTPGDHELRVEADMRYSRTGEGMHRFTDPVDGETYLYTQLFLDDVQRVFAAFDQPDLKAVFSATVTAPPAWTVLGNTVATRVGPPAEGRWKLPAGRPLSTYFVAFAAGPWHTVRTEHAGLPFALHCRRSLAPHLDADAEELLDLTRRCFDRFHQIFDEPYPFDSYDQAFVPEYNFGAMENPGLVVLRDEYVFRSAATDTERQTRAVTIAHEMAHMWFGDLVTLKWWDDIWLNESFAEYMGYQVLTDATHLTGTWTEFGISRKAWGYAADQRETTHPVAPEPGAVHDTATALLNFDGISYAKGASALRQLVAWLGEKDFLAGINAHFTRHRFGNATLADFLDSLAGATERDVHAWAARWLRTTGVDTLTPRITTTDSGWELTVDHEGTRPHRIAVGLYDHALDAPRRLTARARTEIDLPGPPGPALTGTGPRPALVLLNDGDLGYAKIRLDPTSHDTALGALSSLPAPLTRAVVWNALRDQVRDGLLAPAAYLRATRDHLPHETDNAVVEGVLTFARDQIADVYLPADHRDDALATLRDTCHDLLRRTERGTAPGPRLAAVRTLIDSTATDSALHDWLRTGTVPGGPALDPELRWRVLTRLAVLGAVTPDAIDAELAADPSATGREGAARCHAALPDSAAKQAAWHALYEDDSLSAYLWTATAQGFWQAEQLDLTRPYRDRYHPDATALAARRGTALAKAAGNHGFPRPHIDHDTLRLGEECLSGTEPTPALRRQLRDRLDDLRRALTVRYTQ, encoded by the coding sequence ATGACCGTACTGACGCGCGACGAAGCACAGGCCAGGGCCCGGCTCCTGGACGTCCACAGTTATGACATCGACCTCGACCTCACCCGCGGCGAAGAGCACTTCCGCTCCACCACGGTCATCCGCTTCCACGCCCGCACCCCAGGCGACACCTTCGTCGAAGTCCGCCCCGCCGCGCTCCTGAGCGCCACCCTCGACGGCCACCCCCTCGACACCGCCACCCTCGACGACAACCGGCTCCCCCTCGCCGCACTCACCCCCGGCGACCACGAACTCCGCGTCGAGGCGGACATGCGCTACTCCCGCACCGGCGAGGGCATGCACCGCTTCACCGACCCCGTCGACGGCGAGACCTACCTCTACACCCAGCTGTTCCTCGACGACGTCCAGCGCGTCTTCGCCGCCTTCGACCAGCCCGACCTCAAGGCCGTCTTCTCCGCCACCGTCACCGCGCCCCCCGCCTGGACGGTCCTCGGCAACACCGTCGCCACCCGCGTCGGACCGCCCGCCGAAGGCCGCTGGAAGCTGCCCGCCGGCCGGCCCCTCAGCACGTACTTCGTCGCCTTCGCCGCCGGCCCCTGGCACACCGTCCGCACCGAACACGCCGGGCTGCCCTTCGCCCTGCACTGCCGCCGGTCCCTCGCCCCGCACCTGGACGCGGACGCCGAGGAACTCCTCGACCTCACCCGCCGCTGCTTCGACCGCTTCCACCAGATCTTCGACGAGCCCTACCCGTTCGACTCCTACGACCAGGCGTTCGTCCCCGAATACAACTTCGGCGCCATGGAGAACCCCGGACTCGTCGTCCTCCGCGACGAATACGTCTTCCGCTCCGCCGCCACCGACACCGAGCGGCAGACCCGCGCCGTCACCATCGCCCACGAGATGGCCCACATGTGGTTCGGCGACCTCGTCACCCTGAAGTGGTGGGACGACATCTGGCTCAACGAGTCCTTCGCCGAGTACATGGGCTACCAGGTCCTCACCGACGCCACCCATCTCACCGGCACCTGGACCGAGTTCGGCATCAGCCGCAAGGCCTGGGGCTACGCCGCCGACCAGCGCGAGACCACCCACCCCGTCGCCCCCGAACCCGGCGCCGTACACGACACCGCCACCGCCCTCCTCAACTTCGACGGCATCTCCTACGCCAAGGGCGCCTCCGCCCTGCGCCAACTCGTCGCCTGGCTCGGCGAAAAGGACTTCCTCGCCGGCATCAACGCCCACTTCACCCGGCACCGCTTCGGCAACGCCACCCTCGCCGACTTCCTCGACTCCCTCGCCGGCGCCACCGAACGCGACGTCCACGCCTGGGCCGCCCGCTGGCTCCGCACCACCGGCGTCGACACCCTCACCCCCCGGATCACCACCACGGACAGCGGCTGGGAACTCACCGTCGACCACGAGGGCACCCGCCCCCACCGCATCGCCGTCGGCCTCTACGACCACGCCCTCGACGCCCCCCGGCGCCTCACCGCCCGCGCCCGCACGGAGATCGACCTCCCCGGTCCCCCCGGCCCCGCCCTCACCGGCACCGGCCCCCGGCCCGCCCTCGTCCTCCTCAACGACGGCGACCTCGGCTACGCCAAGATCCGCCTCGACCCCACCTCCCACGACACCGCCCTCGGCGCCCTCTCCAGCCTGCCCGCCCCCCTCACCCGCGCGGTCGTCTGGAACGCCCTCCGCGACCAGGTCCGCGACGGCCTGCTGGCCCCCGCCGCCTACCTGCGGGCCACCCGCGACCACCTGCCGCACGAGACCGACAACGCCGTCGTCGAAGGCGTCCTCACCTTCGCCCGCGACCAGATCGCCGACGTCTACCTCCCCGCCGACCACCGCGACGACGCCCTCGCCACCCTCCGCGACACCTGCCACGACCTCCTGCGCCGCACCGAGCGGGGCACCGCCCCCGGCCCCCGCCTCGCCGCCGTCCGCACCCTCATCGACAGCACCGCCACGGACTCCGCCCTCCACGACTGGCTCCGAACCGGCACCGTCCCCGGCGGACCCGCCCTCGACCCCGAACTCCGCTGGCGCGTCCTCACCCGCCTCGCCGTCCTCGGCGCCGTCACCCCCGACGCCATCGACGCCGAACTCGCCGCGGACCCCAGCGCCACCGGCCGGGAAGGCGCCGCCCGCTGCCACGCCGCCCTCCCCGACTCCGCCGCCAAGCAAGCGGCCTGGCACGCCCTCTACGAGGACGACAGCCTCTCCGCCTACCTCTGGACCGCCACCGCCCAGGGCTTCTGGCAGGCCGAACAGCTCGACCTCACCCGCCCCTACCGCGACCGCTACCACCCCGACGCGACGGCGCTCGCCGCCCGCCGCGGCACCGCCCTCGCCAAAGCCGCCGGCAACCATGGATTCCCCCGTCCCCACATCGACCACGACACCCTGCGCCTCGGCGAGGAATGCCTGAGCGGCACGGAACCGACCCCCGCGCTCAGGCGGCAGCTCCGCGACCGGCTCGACGACCTCCGCCGAGCCCTCACCGTTCGCTACACACAGTGA